Proteins encoded in a region of the Mycolicibacterium chitae genome:
- a CDS encoding SRPBCC family protein — MTDLEKSESISIAASPEQVYAVVSDVTRTGEWSPICKSCWWDEGAGPQVGAWFTGRNETPEQTWETRSQVVAATAGREFAWEVNNGWVYWGYTLEPEGGGTRLTESWKFLPAGISGFHEIFGEQAEAEIEKRRLAAESGIPATLAAIKAIVEKG, encoded by the coding sequence ATGACCGATCTTGAAAAGTCCGAATCCATCTCCATCGCGGCGAGCCCCGAGCAGGTCTACGCGGTGGTCTCCGATGTCACCAGGACCGGCGAGTGGAGCCCGATCTGCAAGAGCTGCTGGTGGGACGAGGGGGCCGGGCCGCAGGTCGGGGCCTGGTTCACCGGCCGCAACGAGACCCCCGAGCAGACCTGGGAGACCCGCAGCCAGGTCGTCGCCGCCACCGCGGGCCGCGAATTCGCCTGGGAGGTCAACAACGGCTGGGTGTACTGGGGATACACCCTCGAGCCCGAGGGCGGCGGCACCCGGCTCACCGAATCGTGGAAGTTCCTGCCCGCCGGCATCTCCGGATTCCACGAGATCTTCGGCGAGCAAGCCGAGGCCGAGATCGAGAAGCGGCGCCTGGCGGCCGAGTCCGGGATCCCCGCGACGCTGGCCGCGATCAAGGCGATCGTCGAGAAGGGCTGA
- a CDS encoding phosphate/phosphite/phosphonate ABC transporter substrate-binding protein — translation MSKLFLSRLGAPAALLATAALVLAGCGESADTARNGQDGTEAAADGDTLVLAAVPSEESTALRSQFDGLIALIEAETGKTVEFQQATDYAAVIEGQRANKIDLAMYGPFSYVIGRDGGIPLEPLGALVDEEGEEPGYYSIGWVRADSDITDIAGFADKTVCFVDVASTSGYLYPSAGLLEAGIDPKTGVTPVMAGGHDASMLSVASGQCDAGFAYEESLRMLVDSGQLQPEDVKEVWRSEMIAGSPIAMNTETVDAETQETLKRIFVDSANIPALVEAGHCADAESCGLPEDTQWGFAPVTDATYDGVRQVCEVTKADACNT, via the coding sequence ATGTCCAAGCTTTTCCTTTCCCGTCTCGGCGCACCGGCCGCGCTGCTCGCGACCGCCGCGCTGGTGCTGGCCGGGTGCGGCGAGAGCGCCGATACCGCCCGGAACGGGCAGGACGGGACGGAAGCGGCGGCCGACGGTGACACGCTGGTGCTCGCCGCGGTCCCCTCGGAGGAGTCCACCGCGCTGCGCAGCCAGTTCGACGGCCTCATCGCGCTGATCGAGGCCGAGACCGGCAAAACCGTTGAGTTCCAACAGGCCACCGACTACGCCGCGGTCATCGAGGGCCAGCGCGCGAACAAGATCGACCTGGCGATGTACGGGCCGTTCTCCTACGTGATCGGCCGCGACGGGGGCATTCCGCTGGAGCCGCTCGGCGCGCTGGTCGACGAGGAGGGCGAAGAGCCCGGCTACTACTCGATCGGCTGGGTGCGCGCCGACTCCGACATCACCGACATCGCCGGCTTCGCCGACAAGACCGTGTGCTTCGTCGACGTCGCCTCCACCTCGGGTTACCTGTACCCGTCGGCCGGGTTGCTCGAGGCCGGCATCGACCCCAAGACCGGGGTCACCCCGGTGATGGCCGGCGGGCACGACGCCTCGATGCTGTCGGTGGCCAGCGGCCAGTGCGACGCCGGGTTCGCCTACGAGGAGTCGCTGCGCATGCTCGTCGACAGCGGCCAGTTGCAGCCCGAGGACGTCAAGGAGGTCTGGCGTTCGGAAATGATCGCGGGGTCGCCGATCGCGATGAACACCGAGACCGTCGACGCCGAAACACAGGAAACACTGAAGCGAATCTTCGTCGACAGCGCCAATATTCCGGCCCTCGTCGAGGCCGGGCACTGCGCCGACGCCGAATCCTGCGGGCTGCCCGAGGACACCCAGTGGGGATTCGCGCCGGTCACCGATGCCACCTACGACGGTGTCCGGCAGGTCTGTGAGGTCACCAAGGCGGACGCCTGCAACACCTGA
- the phnC gene encoding phosphonate ABC transporter ATP-binding protein has protein sequence MTTTDHPIEFHNVTKRFSPTVLGLDDVSARFPANRVTVLLGLSGSGKSTLLRHINGLQQPSEGTITMLGERIESAGDARLRQLRRRIGFIFQNFNLVGPMSVLENVCTGKLGSLRGPRLSLMSYPKSVRQDALEQLARVGLADRAFQRADTLSGGQQQRVAIARALIQRPQILLADEPVASLDPVSAAQVIELITRISREENLTVICSLHQVEMALSFSDRILGLRSGRVVLDRATATIARDEALQIYDKVAAVPEHLEDQALAGVG, from the coding sequence ATGACGACCACCGATCACCCGATCGAATTCCACAACGTCACCAAGCGTTTCAGCCCGACGGTGCTGGGGCTCGACGACGTGAGCGCGCGGTTCCCGGCCAACCGGGTCACCGTCCTGCTCGGCTTGTCCGGTTCGGGCAAGTCCACCCTGCTGCGGCACATCAACGGGCTGCAACAACCCAGCGAGGGCACCATCACCATGCTCGGTGAACGGATCGAATCCGCCGGTGACGCGCGGCTTCGGCAGTTGCGCCGACGCATCGGCTTCATCTTCCAGAACTTCAACCTGGTGGGCCCGATGTCGGTGCTGGAGAACGTCTGCACGGGCAAGCTGGGCTCGTTGCGTGGCCCACGGCTGAGCCTGATGAGCTATCCCAAGTCGGTGCGTCAGGACGCGCTCGAGCAACTCGCCCGGGTCGGGCTGGCCGATCGGGCTTTTCAGCGCGCCGACACGCTCTCCGGCGGTCAACAGCAGCGGGTCGCGATCGCCCGCGCACTGATCCAGCGTCCGCAGATCCTGCTCGCCGACGAGCCGGTGGCCTCCCTGGACCCGGTGTCGGCCGCGCAGGTGATCGAGCTGATCACCCGAATCAGCCGCGAGGAGAACCTCACGGTGATCTGCAGCCTGCATCAGGTGGAGATGGCGTTGAGTTTCTCCGACCGCATCCTCGGCCTGCGCAGCGGCCGGGTGGTGCTCGACCGTGCCACCGCCACCATCGCCCGCGACGAGGCGCTGCAGATCTACGACAAGGTCGCCGCCGTGCCGGAGCACCTCGAGGACCAGGCGCTGGCCGGCGTCGGCTGA
- the phnE gene encoding phosphonate ABC transporter, permease protein PhnE has product MITISALPQRDGESHFAVPRRPGPSPNTIAVTLVLLGLLAAAVWSTIDLGINVASLIDSIDNAMAFTARMFPLDFPPLRELTGLILETLAIVILATVLAVLISLPIALAAAWNTTSGNVSRGTARVVIVLARAIPDLILAVFFFRVFGLGALPGILAMGLHSVGMIGKLYADAIESLDNGPQEAIRAAGGGRWQQIIGGILPPLLPQLIATALHRFDINLRTSIILGYVGVGGLGLAISDALRSLNYQRGMALALIVLLLCIGTELISGAVRTAIMSGGTGSAAAGGPVTWADKVSRNWVSRGPGAPPAVRDIPPWTVDRIRRFLSIAAVAVIIALSIAGAEFSWQSFTFGLENLPNTLSLFFPPGDGGILPELLAQMLVTVQIALAATLLGTIVAIPIGILAARNVIAHRGIHTFFRVLIVCVRGIPELIVAIIFVVITGLGGVAGTLALALGAVGLLSKLIADSLEETDTGPQDAIRTNGGTAAQVFFAATVRQAAPAFVAHIMYLLDTNIRAATLLGIVGAGGIGFYLLNASRVMQFDVVTTIVLIILVVVLAVEALSIWVRRAVR; this is encoded by the coding sequence GTGATCACCATTTCCGCACTGCCGCAACGCGATGGCGAGTCCCACTTCGCGGTGCCGCGCCGGCCCGGACCGTCGCCGAACACCATCGCGGTCACGCTGGTGCTGCTGGGGCTGCTCGCCGCCGCGGTCTGGTCCACGATCGACCTGGGCATCAACGTCGCCAGCCTCATCGACAGCATCGACAACGCGATGGCGTTCACGGCCCGGATGTTCCCGCTGGACTTCCCGCCGCTTCGTGAGCTGACCGGTCTGATCCTCGAGACGCTGGCCATCGTCATCCTGGCCACCGTGCTGGCGGTGCTGATCTCGCTGCCGATCGCGCTGGCCGCGGCGTGGAACACCACGTCCGGCAACGTTTCCCGCGGCACCGCGCGGGTGGTCATCGTGCTGGCCCGCGCCATTCCCGACCTGATCCTGGCGGTGTTCTTCTTCCGCGTGTTCGGTCTGGGCGCCCTGCCCGGCATCCTGGCCATGGGCCTGCACTCGGTGGGCATGATCGGCAAGCTCTACGCCGACGCGATCGAGAGCCTGGACAACGGCCCGCAGGAGGCCATCCGGGCCGCCGGGGGAGGGCGGTGGCAACAGATCATCGGCGGGATCCTGCCGCCGTTGCTGCCGCAATTGATCGCCACCGCGCTGCACCGCTTCGACATCAACCTGCGGACCTCGATCATCCTCGGCTACGTCGGCGTCGGCGGTCTGGGTCTGGCCATCTCGGATGCGTTGCGGTCGTTGAACTATCAGCGCGGCATGGCGCTGGCGCTGATCGTGCTGCTGCTGTGCATCGGCACCGAGTTGATCTCCGGCGCCGTGCGGACGGCGATCATGTCGGGGGGCACCGGTTCCGCGGCCGCCGGCGGCCCGGTCACCTGGGCCGACAAGGTCTCCCGGAACTGGGTGTCGCGGGGGCCGGGCGCGCCGCCGGCCGTTCGCGACATACCGCCGTGGACCGTCGACCGGATACGTCGATTCCTGAGCATCGCGGCGGTGGCCGTCATCATCGCACTGTCCATCGCGGGTGCGGAGTTCTCCTGGCAGTCCTTCACTTTCGGTCTGGAGAACCTGCCCAACACGCTGTCGCTGTTCTTCCCGCCCGGGGACGGCGGCATCCTCCCCGAACTGCTCGCGCAGATGCTGGTCACGGTCCAGATCGCGTTGGCCGCCACGCTGCTGGGCACCATCGTCGCCATCCCCATCGGAATCCTGGCCGCCCGCAACGTGATTGCGCACCGCGGTATCCACACCTTCTTCCGGGTGCTCATCGTGTGCGTGCGCGGCATCCCCGAACTGATCGTCGCGATCATCTTCGTGGTCATCACCGGCCTGGGCGGAGTCGCCGGCACCTTGGCGCTGGCGCTGGGCGCGGTGGGGTTGCTCAGCAAGCTCATCGCCGACTCCCTGGAGGAAACCGACACGGGTCCGCAGGACGCGATCCGCACCAACGGCGGCACCGCCGCGCAGGTGTTCTTCGCCGCCACCGTCCGCCAGGCCGCGCCGGCCTTCGTCGCGCACATCATGTACCTGCTCGACACCAATATCCGGGCCGCGACGCTGCTGGGCATCGTCGGCGCCGGCGGGATCGGCTTCTACCTGTTGAACGCCTCGCGGGTCATGCAGTTCGATGTCGTCACGACCATCGTGCTGATCATCCTGGTCGTGGTGCTGGCCGTCGAGGCGCTGTCGATCTGGGTCCGCCGCGCCGTCCGCTGA
- a CDS encoding TIGR03364 family FAD-dependent oxidoreductase → MVDSVADVVVVGAGIVGLSHAVEAVHRGLSVHIVERDAEPVGASVRNFGHACITAQGPELLALAQVSRRGWMRAAARCGFWAPESGALMLARNGAEAAVLEEFREERGAEAVRLLSAEQTRARLGGADRSPDPDIVAGAVFPADFRVDPRSTVIAIARWLAEQPGVVFHWRTAALGCADGVVYTGRGPVRGRRILVCVGHDLDRLYPVTAEEHEVIRCRLQMALVAAPADYQHDGAVLTGTSMLRYGGMAGLPSAALVRAELDRDHPELMEIAANLMFARRPDGTVLVGDSHHYGLTATPFDDESVTERLLAGAAHILGVPGLQVLQRWQGVYASSARTDILRETHDATVSSVTVTTGLGMTLSFGLAAQTFDAL, encoded by the coding sequence ATGGTGGATTCCGTTGCGGATGTCGTTGTCGTCGGGGCCGGGATCGTCGGGCTGTCCCATGCCGTCGAGGCGGTGCACCGCGGCCTGTCGGTCCACATCGTCGAGCGCGACGCCGAACCCGTGGGGGCCTCGGTGCGCAACTTCGGCCACGCCTGCATCACCGCGCAGGGGCCCGAACTGCTTGCGCTGGCGCAGGTTTCCCGGCGCGGATGGATGCGCGCCGCGGCTCGGTGCGGGTTCTGGGCCCCGGAATCGGGGGCGCTGATGCTGGCCCGCAACGGGGCCGAGGCCGCCGTGCTCGAAGAGTTCCGCGAGGAGCGCGGCGCCGAGGCCGTGCGACTGCTCTCCGCCGAGCAGACCCGGGCCCGACTGGGCGGGGCGGACCGGTCACCGGACCCGGACATCGTCGCCGGCGCGGTGTTCCCCGCGGACTTCCGGGTGGACCCGCGCTCCACCGTGATCGCGATCGCGCGGTGGCTCGCCGAACAACCCGGCGTCGTGTTCCATTGGCGCACCGCCGCACTTGGCTGCGCCGACGGCGTCGTCTACACCGGGCGCGGTCCGGTGCGGGGGCGCCGGATCCTGGTCTGCGTCGGTCACGACCTGGACCGGCTGTACCCGGTCACCGCCGAGGAGCACGAGGTCATTCGCTGCCGGCTGCAGATGGCCCTGGTCGCCGCGCCGGCCGACTACCAGCACGACGGTGCCGTGCTCACCGGCACCTCGATGCTGCGCTACGGCGGGATGGCGGGGCTGCCGTCGGCGGCGCTGGTGCGTGCCGAACTCGACCGCGACCATCCCGAGTTGATGGAGATCGCCGCGAATCTGATGTTCGCCCGTCGTCCCGACGGCACGGTGCTGGTCGGCGACTCCCACCATTACGGTCTCACCGCGACGCCCTTCGACGACGAGTCGGTGACCGAACGACTCCTCGCCGGGGCCGCCCACATCCTCGGGGTGCCGGGCCTGCAGGTGCTGCAGCGCTGGCAGGGCGTCTACGCTTCCAGCGCCCGCACAGACATCCTGCGCGAAACCCACGACGCAACAGTCAGTTCGGTGACCGTGACCACCGGGCTGGGCATGACGTTGTCGTTCGGGCTGGCGGCGCAGACCTTCGACGCGCTCTGA
- a CDS encoding phosphonatase-like hydrolase has translation MIDLAVFDIAGTTLDEGHQVYRVLRQCVEDRGATITDAQFRNWMGTEKRSAITNLLTLGGVEADTGTVDEAYGWFVDALARAYREQPPSPFPGVAEVIADLRGRGVKVGLSTGFSTDVAESLLTGIGWTVGGADATLDALVCADQVAQGRPAPYMIHEAMQRTGVLDVHRVLAAGDTIVDLQAAHHAGVIGVGVLTGSVPAEILKEQPHAHVLSSLADLPTIPEYATLG, from the coding sequence ATGATCGACCTTGCGGTCTTCGATATTGCCGGCACCACCCTGGATGAGGGGCATCAGGTGTATCGGGTGCTGCGGCAGTGCGTCGAGGACCGCGGCGCGACGATCACCGACGCGCAGTTCCGCAACTGGATGGGCACCGAAAAGCGCTCGGCCATCACCAATCTGCTCACCCTCGGCGGCGTCGAGGCCGACACCGGCACCGTCGACGAGGCCTACGGCTGGTTCGTCGACGCCCTGGCCCGGGCCTATCGGGAGCAACCGCCGAGCCCCTTTCCCGGGGTCGCCGAGGTCATCGCCGATCTGCGCGGCCGCGGCGTGAAAGTCGGGTTGAGCACCGGCTTCTCGACCGACGTCGCCGAGTCGCTGCTGACCGGCATCGGCTGGACCGTCGGCGGGGCCGATGCCACCCTCGACGCGCTGGTCTGTGCGGATCAGGTGGCCCAGGGCCGCCCGGCGCCGTACATGATCCACGAGGCCATGCAGCGCACCGGCGTGCTGGACGTGCACCGCGTGCTCGCGGCCGGCGACACGATCGTCGACCTGCAGGCCGCGCATCACGCCGGGGTCATCGGGGTCGGCGTGCTGACCGGATCGGTACCCGCGGAGATCCTCAAGGAGCAACCGCACGCCCACGTGCTTTCCTCGCTCGCGGACCTGCCCACCATCCCGGAATACGCGACGCTGGGCTGA
- a CDS encoding zinc-binding dehydrogenase, whose product MGTKVQAQVWLGAGEFALREFDLPSPGRGETVVEVDLATVCGSDVHTVRGRRPGPHPSVLGHEAVGRIAALGDGVVDHAGAPLSIGDRVVWSVTAVCGDCDRCRRGHSAKCRRLLKTGHEPLTGPWPLSGGYASHILLHPGLTLVRVPDVVPDASAAMSACALATVMACVEAAGELTDRRVVISGLGMLGLCACAVAAARGAIVEARDPDPQRRTLARRFGAARAVPPDAADPDPAADVLIELSGAPDAVTTAPRLVDIGGRVVLAGSVAPRGTVPVDPEHLVRSLITVVGVHNYEPRHLAEAVAFLAAPTGYDFAAVVAEPADLADLGDQMIETGGAVLRRAVRPGRRG is encoded by the coding sequence GTGGGAACCAAGGTCCAGGCGCAAGTCTGGCTCGGGGCAGGTGAATTCGCGCTGCGGGAGTTCGACCTCCCGTCGCCCGGGCGCGGGGAGACGGTGGTCGAGGTCGACCTCGCCACCGTGTGCGGCAGCGATGTCCACACCGTGCGGGGCCGGCGCCCCGGCCCGCACCCGAGCGTCCTCGGCCACGAGGCGGTCGGCCGAATCGCCGCGCTCGGCGACGGCGTCGTCGACCACGCCGGTGCGCCGCTGTCGATCGGGGACCGGGTGGTGTGGAGCGTGACCGCGGTCTGCGGCGACTGCGACCGTTGCCGGCGCGGTCACAGCGCCAAGTGCCGTCGGCTGCTCAAGACCGGGCACGAACCGCTGACGGGTCCGTGGCCGTTGTCGGGCGGCTACGCCTCGCACATCCTGCTGCACCCGGGCCTGACTCTGGTGCGGGTGCCCGACGTCGTCCCGGACGCGTCGGCGGCCATGAGCGCCTGCGCGCTGGCCACCGTGATGGCCTGCGTGGAGGCCGCCGGTGAACTGACGGACCGACGGGTGGTGATCAGCGGCCTCGGCATGCTCGGGTTGTGCGCGTGCGCGGTGGCGGCCGCGCGCGGCGCGATCGTCGAGGCGCGCGACCCCGACCCGCAGCGACGGACGCTGGCGCGCCGGTTCGGGGCGGCGCGGGCGGTGCCGCCCGACGCTGCCGATCCCGACCCGGCGGCCGACGTGCTGATCGAACTCTCCGGTGCACCCGACGCGGTCACGACGGCGCCGCGACTGGTCGACATCGGCGGTCGGGTGGTGCTGGCGGGTTCGGTGGCACCGCGCGGGACCGTGCCGGTCGATCCCGAACATCTGGTCCGGTCCCTGATCACCGTTGTGGGCGTGCACAACTACGAACCCCGGCATCTGGCCGAGGCGGTCGCCTTCCTGGCCGCCCCCACGGGGTACGACTTCGCCGCCGTCGTCGCCGAGCCCGCGGACCTGGCCGATCTCGGCGATCAGATGATCGAAACCGGGGGAGCCGTGCTGCGGCGGGCGGTCCGCCCCGGCCGGCGCGGATGA
- a CDS encoding threonine/serine ThrE exporter family protein has product MAEDLSNGSARIRRGLQMALRGRREPATGAGQRSRQAGLGDLHTRKVLDLTIRLAEVMLSSGSGTADIVATAQDVAQAYQLTDCVVDITFNTVIVSAPPTAESPPLTIVRAVRNRATDYTRLAGLDGLVRRITAGGVTVDEAHVAMDELTEQSHPYPRWFASAGWAGFALGIAMLLGGGWLTCILAAITSAVIDQVGRWLLRAGAPLFFYHAVGAFIATLVAVAAYRFADQGPTVMVATGIVVLLSGMTLVGSVQDALTGYMVTAMARLGDAVFLTAGIVVGIVAGLQVATLAGIRMALHIDATESFVAPSQPAQILIAVLGASLAGVCLTLAYYAPLRSVVTAGMAAGTAELVLIGLGNVQFGQVLATGVAAIGVGLLATLVSIRRQAPALVTATAGITPMLPGLAIFRAVFNFAVEEKFNAGLAQLLAAAAVALAIGAGVVMGELLGSPLRYRAGRVGDFVRIEGPPGLRRAVGRVVHLRPSESPARPGARRLRSRSVALEPETETAEDTEEPESDAEEK; this is encoded by the coding sequence ATGGCGGAAGATCTTTCGAACGGCAGCGCGCGCATTCGCCGCGGCCTGCAAATGGCGCTTCGCGGGCGGCGCGAACCGGCCACCGGCGCCGGGCAACGGAGCCGGCAGGCAGGATTGGGCGACCTGCACACCCGCAAGGTGCTCGACCTGACGATTCGGCTGGCCGAGGTGATGCTGTCGTCCGGTTCGGGTACCGCCGACATCGTCGCGACGGCCCAGGACGTCGCGCAGGCCTATCAGCTCACCGACTGCGTCGTCGACATCACGTTCAACACGGTCATCGTCTCGGCGCCGCCGACCGCGGAGAGCCCGCCGCTGACGATCGTGCGCGCCGTCCGCAACCGGGCCACCGACTACACGCGGCTCGCCGGACTCGACGGGCTGGTCCGACGGATCACCGCCGGCGGCGTGACGGTCGACGAGGCGCACGTCGCCATGGACGAATTGACCGAGCAGTCGCACCCGTACCCGCGGTGGTTCGCCAGCGCCGGGTGGGCCGGGTTCGCGCTCGGCATCGCGATGCTGCTCGGCGGCGGTTGGTTGACGTGCATCCTGGCCGCGATCACCTCGGCGGTGATCGATCAGGTAGGGCGGTGGCTGCTGCGGGCCGGCGCGCCGCTGTTCTTCTACCACGCAGTCGGTGCGTTCATCGCCACGTTGGTGGCGGTGGCGGCCTACCGGTTCGCCGATCAGGGGCCGACGGTCATGGTGGCCACCGGCATCGTCGTGTTGCTCTCCGGCATGACCCTCGTCGGGTCGGTGCAGGACGCCCTGACCGGCTACATGGTGACCGCGATGGCGCGCCTGGGCGACGCCGTGTTCCTGACCGCGGGCATCGTGGTCGGGATCGTCGCCGGCCTGCAGGTCGCCACCTTGGCGGGTATCCGGATGGCGTTGCACATCGATGCCACCGAATCGTTTGTCGCGCCCAGCCAACCCGCGCAGATCCTGATCGCCGTCCTCGGGGCGTCACTGGCCGGGGTCTGTCTGACGCTGGCCTACTACGCGCCGCTGCGCTCGGTGGTCACCGCCGGGATGGCGGCCGGGACCGCCGAGTTGGTGCTGATCGGCCTGGGCAACGTGCAGTTCGGGCAGGTGCTGGCCACCGGCGTCGCGGCCATCGGGGTGGGTCTGCTGGCCACCCTGGTCTCGATCCGCCGGCAGGCGCCGGCCCTGGTCACCGCGACCGCCGGCATCACGCCGATGCTGCCCGGCCTGGCGATCTTCCGGGCGGTCTTCAACTTCGCGGTCGAGGAGAAGTTCAACGCCGGCCTGGCCCAGTTGCTCGCCGCGGCCGCGGTGGCGCTGGCGATCGGCGCCGGGGTGGTCATGGGTGAGCTGCTCGGTTCGCCGTTGCGCTACCGGGCCGGCCGGGTCGGTGATTTCGTCCGGATCGAGGGCCCACCGGGTTTGCGCCGGGCCGTGGGCCGCGTCGTGCATCTGCGACCCAGCGAGAGCCCCGCGCGCCCGGGGGCGCGCCGGCTGCGGTCGCGCAGTGTCGCCCTCGAACCGGAGACAGAGACGGCCGAGGACACCGAGGAACCCGAGTCCGACGCCGAGGAAAAGTAG
- a CDS encoding RNA-binding S4 domain-containing protein — protein MDGVEATRVDRWLWAVRLTKTRPDAAAACRGGHVRVNDRPAKPSTMVSPGDEVRALVGTRTRIVEVVRVIQKRVGAADAVTCYLDRSPAPPPTATVPVAVRDRGAGRPTKRDRRMLDKWRAAQG, from the coding sequence ATGGATGGCGTGGAAGCAACCCGTGTTGATCGCTGGCTGTGGGCGGTCCGCCTGACCAAGACCCGGCCGGACGCGGCCGCGGCCTGCCGGGGCGGACACGTGCGCGTCAACGATCGACCGGCCAAACCGTCGACCATGGTCTCCCCCGGTGACGAGGTCCGGGCGCTGGTCGGCACCCGGACTCGAATTGTCGAGGTGGTCCGGGTGATCCAGAAGCGGGTGGGTGCCGCCGACGCGGTGACCTGCTACCTCGACCGCAGCCCCGCGCCGCCGCCGACGGCCACGGTTCCGGTCGCGGTGCGCGACCGCGGCGCCGGGCGGCCCACCAAGCGGGACCGCCGGATGTTGGACAAGTGGCGCGCCGCCCAGGGCTGA